A genome region from Nocardioides cynanchi includes the following:
- a CDS encoding alpha/beta fold hydrolase produces MNAQQLVEVGDVELCVETFGDPDRPTLLLVSGAAASMDWWDTELCERLAGGGRYVVRYDHRDTGRSTTGTPGHPSYDGWQLGRDCAALIEALGRGPVHLVGISLGGGIGQLIALRHPELLASLTLVSTSATAGVDSRSLPGPTARASASFETPPPEPDWSDPESYADWVVAGSRAFTGTLPFDEPRVRAVATTVHARSSDPAAAGNHWLVVGADDDADDADEPLDVRRITTPTLVLHGSEDPLFPLPHGRALAAAIPAATLLVLDGVGHEVPPPSTWDLVVPALLRHTAGTLRDDETAAHHKP; encoded by the coding sequence ATGAACGCACAGCAGCTCGTGGAGGTCGGCGACGTGGAGCTCTGCGTCGAGACCTTCGGAGACCCCGACCGACCCACGCTCCTCCTGGTCTCGGGTGCCGCGGCGTCGATGGACTGGTGGGACACCGAGCTCTGCGAGCGGCTGGCCGGCGGTGGGCGGTACGTCGTCCGCTACGACCACCGCGACACGGGGAGGTCGACGACCGGGACGCCCGGCCACCCGTCGTACGACGGCTGGCAGCTGGGCCGCGACTGCGCAGCGCTGATCGAGGCACTCGGAAGGGGCCCGGTGCACCTCGTCGGGATCTCCCTGGGCGGCGGCATCGGCCAGCTGATCGCGCTACGGCACCCGGAGCTCCTGGCCAGCTTGACCCTGGTCTCCACCAGTGCCACGGCCGGCGTCGACTCGCGGTCGCTTCCCGGCCCGACCGCCCGGGCGAGCGCCTCCTTCGAGACTCCGCCCCCCGAGCCCGACTGGTCCGACCCCGAGTCCTACGCCGACTGGGTGGTGGCCGGCAGCCGGGCCTTCACCGGCACCCTTCCCTTCGACGAGCCGCGCGTCCGGGCTGTGGCCACGACCGTGCACGCGCGCAGCTCCGACCCGGCCGCCGCCGGCAACCACTGGCTCGTCGTCGGCGCAGACGACGATGCGGACGACGCGGACGAGCCCCTCGACGTCCGCCGGATCACCACCCCGACCCTGGTGCTCCACGGGTCAGAGGACCCGCTGTTCCCGCTCCCCCACGGACGCGCCCTCGCCGCGGCCATCCCGGCTGCCACCCTGCTCGTGCTCGACGGCGTCGGCCACGAGGTGCCGCCGCCGTCGACGTGGGACCTCGTCGTCCCGGCGCTGCTCCGGCACACGGCCGGGACCCTCCGAGACGACGAGACGGCCGCTCACCACAAGCCGTAG
- a CDS encoding GNAT family N-acetyltransferase: MDATTTTDSLTIRPLSTETWPAFAELVARHNGVFGGCWCTWFHTEEKDKERTYESNRDLKCGLVESGRAHAALVFDGDEAVGWAEYGPPEELPNLHHRKEYDATQVSPPDFRITCIFVDRRYRRRGVAALALDGALDLIARAGGGVVEGYPHDMSKQPEGKKMSASFLYNGTRRMYEEAGFTFDRPKGLKNCVMTRTVSPA, from the coding sequence ATGGATGCCACGACCACGACCGACTCCCTCACTATCCGGCCCCTGTCCACCGAGACCTGGCCCGCGTTCGCCGAGCTGGTCGCGCGGCACAACGGCGTGTTCGGCGGCTGCTGGTGCACGTGGTTCCACACCGAGGAGAAGGACAAGGAGCGCACCTACGAGAGCAACCGCGATCTCAAGTGCGGGCTGGTCGAGTCGGGGCGGGCCCATGCCGCCCTGGTCTTCGACGGTGACGAGGCCGTGGGTTGGGCGGAGTACGGCCCGCCCGAGGAGCTCCCGAACCTCCACCACCGCAAGGAGTACGACGCGACGCAGGTGTCACCTCCGGACTTCCGGATCACCTGCATCTTCGTGGACCGTCGCTACCGGCGGCGGGGGGTCGCGGCCCTCGCGCTGGACGGTGCCCTGGACCTGATCGCCCGAGCCGGCGGGGGAGTCGTCGAGGGTTACCCGCACGACATGTCCAAGCAGCCGGAGGGCAAGAAGATGTCGGCATCCTTCCTCTACAACGGCACCCGTCGGATGTACGAGGAGGCGGGTTTCACCTTCGACCGGCCCAAGGGACTGAAGAACTGCGTGATGACCCGCACCGTCAGCCCCGCCTGA
- the era gene encoding GTPase Era, whose protein sequence is MADYSEHGAGFRSGFASFVGRPNAGKSTLTNAMVGTKIVITSDKPQTTRTVVRGIVNREDAQLILVDTPGLHRPRTLLGERLNDLVHATWAEVDVVAVCFPADEKIGPGDRFLVSELAKVRNTTRIAVATKTDLADGERIGQHLLDIAELGHETGTEWAEIVPVSAVSGDQVGLLADLLVGLLPEGPQLYPDGDLTDAPEEVLVAELIREAALDGVRDELPHSIAVVVEEMGLREGRSEDRPLLDIHANLFVERSSQKGIVIGHQGARLKHVGTVARKQIEALLGTPVYLDLHVKIAKDWQRDPKQLRRLGF, encoded by the coding sequence GTGGCTGACTACAGCGAGCACGGCGCGGGCTTCCGCAGCGGCTTCGCGTCGTTCGTGGGCCGGCCGAACGCGGGCAAGTCGACCCTGACCAACGCGATGGTGGGCACCAAGATCGTGATCACCTCCGACAAGCCGCAGACCACCCGGACGGTCGTGCGCGGCATCGTCAACCGCGAGGACGCCCAGCTGATCCTGGTCGACACCCCCGGACTGCACCGGCCGCGCACCCTGCTCGGCGAGCGGCTCAACGACCTCGTGCACGCGACCTGGGCCGAGGTCGACGTGGTCGCGGTCTGCTTCCCCGCCGACGAGAAGATCGGCCCGGGCGACCGGTTCCTGGTCAGCGAGCTGGCCAAGGTACGCAACACCACCCGGATCGCGGTCGCCACCAAGACCGACCTGGCCGACGGCGAGCGGATCGGCCAGCACCTGCTCGACATCGCCGAGCTCGGCCACGAGACCGGCACCGAGTGGGCCGAGATCGTGCCGGTCTCGGCCGTGTCGGGCGATCAGGTGGGCCTGCTCGCCGACCTGCTGGTGGGGCTGCTGCCCGAGGGCCCGCAGCTCTACCCGGACGGCGACCTCACCGACGCCCCCGAAGAGGTCCTCGTCGCCGAGCTGATCCGCGAGGCGGCCCTGGACGGCGTGCGCGACGAGCTCCCGCACTCGATCGCGGTCGTGGTCGAGGAGATGGGCCTGCGCGAGGGTCGCTCGGAGGACCGGCCGCTGCTCGACATCCACGCCAACCTCTTCGTGGAGCGGTCGTCGCAGAAGGGGATCGTGATCGGCCACCAGGGTGCTCGGCTCAAGCACGTCGGCACCGTGGCCCGCAAGCAGATCGAGGCCCTGCTCGGCACCCCGGTCTACCTCGACCTGCACGTCAAGATCGCCAAGGACTGGCAGCGCGACCCCAAGCAGCTGCGACGCCTCGGCTTCTGA
- a CDS encoding FAD-binding oxidoreductase, with product MARLRASYDAIPAGQPVRLAKQTSNLFRPRSATGVPGLDVSGLGGVISIDADARTADVQGMCTYEHLVDETLLHGLIPYVVPQLRTITLGGAVSGLGIESTSFRNGLPHESVVEMDIFTGAGDVVTTRPGEELFETFPNSYGSLGYATRLRIKLEQVPPYVALRHVRLDDASLLAKTISDIVEHREYAGRRVDGLDGTAFAPGEYYLTLAEWTQTPGLDSARPTGSSARPATPSDYAGQQIYYRSIQERETDLLTIHDYLWRWDTDWFWCSRAFGAQHPLLRRVWPRKYKRSDVYYRMVGLDHRLHIGAWLDRRKGNPEGERVVQDVEIPVERLPEFLDWFDAEVGMRPVWLCPLIASQKWPTYPLAPGEIYVNVGFWGNVPVGPDAPDAPRNRAIEAKVHELGGHKSLYSEAFYDRETFDELYDGPHLARVKATYDPQQRLTTLYDKAVKRR from the coding sequence GTGGCCCGCCTCCGAGCGTCGTACGACGCCATTCCCGCGGGTCAGCCCGTCCGGCTGGCCAAGCAGACCTCCAACCTGTTCCGGCCCCGCAGCGCGACCGGCGTGCCCGGGCTGGACGTCTCCGGGCTCGGCGGCGTGATCTCGATCGACGCCGACGCGCGGACCGCGGACGTGCAGGGGATGTGCACCTACGAGCACCTCGTCGACGAGACGCTCCTGCACGGCCTGATCCCCTACGTCGTGCCCCAGCTGCGCACGATCACGCTCGGTGGGGCGGTGAGTGGCCTGGGCATCGAGTCGACCAGCTTCCGCAACGGCCTGCCCCACGAGTCGGTCGTCGAGATGGACATCTTCACCGGCGCCGGTGACGTGGTCACGACGCGCCCGGGCGAGGAGCTGTTCGAGACGTTCCCCAACTCCTACGGCTCGCTCGGCTACGCCACCAGGCTGCGGATCAAGCTCGAGCAGGTGCCGCCGTACGTCGCGCTGCGGCACGTCCGGTTGGACGACGCGAGCCTGCTCGCCAAGACGATCAGCGACATCGTCGAGCACCGTGAGTACGCCGGTCGGCGCGTCGACGGCCTCGACGGCACGGCGTTCGCCCCGGGGGAGTACTACCTGACGCTCGCCGAGTGGACGCAGACTCCTGGTCTCGACTCCGCTCGACCAACGGGAAGCTCCGCTCGACCCGCGACGCCCTCCGACTACGCCGGGCAGCAGATCTACTACCGCTCGATCCAGGAGCGGGAGACCGACCTCCTGACCATCCACGACTACCTCTGGCGCTGGGACACCGACTGGTTCTGGTGCTCGCGGGCCTTCGGAGCCCAGCATCCGCTGCTGCGTCGGGTCTGGCCGCGGAAGTACAAGCGCTCCGACGTCTACTACCGCATGGTCGGGCTCGACCACCGCCTGCACATCGGCGCCTGGCTCGACCGGCGCAAGGGCAACCCCGAGGGCGAGCGGGTCGTGCAGGACGTGGAGATCCCGGTCGAGCGGCTGCCGGAGTTCCTCGACTGGTTCGACGCCGAGGTGGGCATGCGACCGGTCTGGCTGTGCCCGCTGATCGCGAGCCAGAAGTGGCCGACCTACCCCCTGGCGCCCGGCGAGATCTACGTCAACGTCGGGTTCTGGGGCAACGTTCCGGTCGGCCCGGACGCACCCGACGCACCGCGCAACCGCGCGATCGAGGCCAAGGTCCACGAGCTCGGCGGCCACAAGTCGCTCTACTCCGAGGCCTTCTACGACCGCGAGACCTTCGACGAGCTGTACGACGGTCCGCACCTGGCCCGGGTGAAGGCCACGTACGACCCGCAGCAGCGGTTGACCACCCTCTACGACAAGGCGGTGAAGAGACGATGA
- a CDS encoding SGNH/GDSL hydrolase family protein, which produces MTTYLLGDSHLAHLGPTAPALGAGVVNLAVGGAVAQDLGCQVHAVSLPDDATVVVSVGTNDADPARGLPLDAFGAVVDAFLAARPGRRWVYVASPGCAGDIDESWTATGMARYSARAAAAFDAAGGVVIDTPTLLSPLGRHAFDEDRLHLSPQGYDALLAALASSLGTTRP; this is translated from the coding sequence GTGACGACGTACCTCCTCGGCGACAGCCACCTCGCCCACCTCGGTCCGACCGCACCGGCTCTGGGAGCCGGCGTCGTCAACCTCGCCGTTGGCGGTGCTGTCGCCCAGGACCTCGGCTGCCAGGTCCACGCCGTCTCGCTGCCCGACGACGCGACCGTCGTCGTCTCCGTCGGCACCAACGACGCCGATCCGGCGCGCGGGCTGCCCCTGGACGCCTTCGGTGCGGTGGTCGACGCGTTCCTCGCGGCCCGGCCCGGGCGCCGCTGGGTGTACGTCGCCTCACCGGGCTGCGCGGGCGACATCGACGAGTCGTGGACAGCGACGGGGATGGCGCGCTACTCCGCCCGCGCGGCCGCTGCCTTCGACGCGGCCGGGGGAGTCGTGATCGACACCCCGACCCTCCTGAGCCCTCTGGGCCGGCACGCGTTCGACGAGGACCGGCTGCACCTCTCGCCGCAGGGTTACGACGCCCTGCTCGCGGCCCTGGCGTCCAGCCTGGGCACGACTCGCCCCTGA
- a CDS encoding cytidine deaminase, with translation MSSLSAEDQKLVTLARATMARTRAAEGAAVRDLDGRTYAGASVDLPSLTLTALEVCVAMAVSSGAQGLEAAVRLGDDTEPDLRAVRELGGDGVVVHLGDARGQVTGTA, from the coding sequence ATGAGCTCCCTGTCCGCCGAGGACCAGAAGCTGGTGACCCTGGCCCGGGCCACCATGGCCCGCACCCGGGCCGCCGAGGGCGCGGCGGTGCGCGACCTCGACGGGCGTACCTACGCCGGCGCGTCGGTCGACCTGCCGTCGCTGACCCTCACGGCCCTCGAGGTCTGCGTCGCCATGGCCGTGTCGTCGGGGGCCCAGGGGCTGGAGGCGGCGGTCCGGCTGGGCGACGACACCGAGCCGGACCTGCGAGCGGTCCGCGAGCTCGGCGGAGACGGCGTCGTCGTCCACCTCGGTGATGCTCGCGGCCAGGTCACGGGCACCGCGTGA
- a CDS encoding CPBP family intramembrane glutamic endopeptidase gives MLATPRITRASDGRAAAPRWWTWLAAVEVALAVAAVVLDVLIPSLVLVLLAVVSLGVRHQGPGTLGLRRSRSPGLVPKMFGIAAGWSLVQLGLTMPVANHLSGHRQDLSQFADVHGDLVLLSVYLLLSWTLAAFVEELAFRGFLLSRIREVLGSSRASLVTAVLLTSVLFGVLHSEQGVIGVVLVSLDAIVLAVVRIHFDTLWAAVLVHGFDNTLGFVTFFLVGPVYGLW, from the coding sequence ATGCTCGCCACCCCGCGCATCACCCGGGCCTCGGACGGGCGAGCCGCGGCGCCGCGCTGGTGGACCTGGCTCGCGGCGGTCGAGGTGGCCCTCGCCGTGGCCGCCGTGGTGCTGGACGTCCTGATCCCGTCCCTCGTGCTCGTGCTGCTGGCTGTGGTCTCGCTCGGGGTCCGCCACCAGGGGCCCGGCACCCTGGGCCTGCGCAGGTCCCGCTCACCGGGCCTGGTCCCCAAGATGTTCGGGATCGCCGCCGGCTGGTCACTCGTCCAGCTCGGGCTGACCATGCCTGTGGCCAACCACCTCTCCGGGCACCGGCAGGATCTCAGCCAGTTCGCAGACGTGCACGGCGACCTCGTGCTGCTCTCGGTCTACCTGCTGCTGAGCTGGACCCTGGCCGCCTTCGTCGAGGAGCTTGCGTTCCGTGGCTTCCTCCTGAGCCGGATCCGCGAGGTCCTCGGCTCCTCCAGGGCTTCGCTGGTCACCGCCGTCCTGCTCACGTCGGTCCTGTTCGGAGTGCTGCACAGCGAGCAGGGCGTGATCGGCGTCGTCCTGGTCAGCCTGGACGCGATCGTGCTCGCCGTGGTCCGGATCCACTTCGACACCCTGTGGGCGGCGGTGCTCGTCCACGGCTTCGACAACACGCTGGGCTTCGTGACCTTCTTCCTCGTCGGGCCGGTCTACGGCTTGTGGTGA
- a CDS encoding siderophore-interacting protein: MSTRAQRYDATVLHREQISPHLVRLTLSAPGLESTGVPDEWVGLVVPGQFQVRYYTARALTGDVIVLDVVVHDHGLVTSWASGDCLGDRVVLTGAQTSFALPDDAEWLLLVGDLTAMPAMARIAEAVPQWSTGVESIRIWAEVPDDLAGYLPADADVTWLSPPAPGQSRLAEVVESIEWPEGQGYFWMAGESAQMRAIRKHLMRERRLPSSAYDVMGYWRAVSARQPRAVDPEPIWRAGKAAGHSDEQIWAAYDEARGG; encoded by the coding sequence GTGAGCACCAGGGCGCAGCGGTACGACGCGACGGTGCTGCACCGCGAGCAGATCTCCCCGCACCTGGTCCGGCTGACCCTGTCCGCACCCGGCCTGGAGAGCACCGGGGTGCCCGACGAGTGGGTCGGTCTGGTGGTGCCCGGCCAGTTCCAGGTGCGCTACTACACCGCCCGGGCCCTGACCGGCGACGTGATCGTGCTCGACGTCGTGGTCCACGACCACGGCCTGGTGACGAGCTGGGCCAGTGGTGACTGCCTGGGCGACCGGGTGGTGCTGACCGGCGCCCAGACCTCGTTCGCACTGCCCGACGACGCGGAGTGGCTGCTGCTGGTAGGTGACCTGACCGCGATGCCGGCGATGGCCCGGATCGCCGAGGCGGTCCCGCAGTGGTCGACCGGGGTCGAGAGCATCCGGATCTGGGCCGAGGTCCCCGACGACCTCGCCGGCTACCTGCCCGCCGATGCAGACGTCACCTGGCTGTCGCCACCCGCGCCTGGGCAGTCGCGCCTGGCCGAGGTGGTCGAGTCGATCGAGTGGCCCGAGGGTCAGGGCTACTTCTGGATGGCCGGCGAGTCGGCCCAGATGCGGGCGATCCGCAAGCACCTGATGCGCGAGCGGCGCCTGCCCAGCTCGGCGTACGACGTGATGGGCTACTGGCGAGCGGTCAGCGCGCGGCAGCCGCGTGCGGTCGACCCGGAGCCGATCTGGCGGGCGGGCAAGGCCGCGGGGCACAGCGACGAGCAGATCTGGGCGGCGTACGACGAGGCCCGCGGTGGCTGA
- a CDS encoding phosphatase PAP2 family protein encodes MALTDVPSETSLERVRGPERMRSTGWRWRHVRWAAFAAYAVGLLLFVVFQGVPTDRLGIYGGVLAFLTIAVLGRGWSAWWQMMVDWLPFEAVLLAYDYSRGYAAPYTAQQIAHRAYPIHDVSNKLGLPLHVMFPIRFDQWLGGGTMPTTWVQEHFHPGTAVPWYGLLVSLVYVSHFLVMPTVAVVLWIRNRARFLIWMRMVIALAVAGVTTYFLYPMAPPWLAQDGGVFPGGFVGRYTTEGFDLIGLHMVGGMVSQGQYLVNPVAAMPSLHTAYATLAAGFFWWGRTWWQKALLACYPLAMGFALLYGGEHYVVDELAGAAYALVIIAAWRLLRRRRLRVSIQPG; translated from the coding sequence GTGGCGCTCACCGATGTCCCCAGCGAGACCTCGCTGGAGCGCGTCCGTGGGCCGGAGCGGATGCGCTCGACCGGCTGGCGCTGGCGCCACGTGCGCTGGGCGGCCTTCGCGGCGTACGCCGTGGGCCTGCTGCTCTTCGTCGTCTTCCAGGGAGTGCCGACCGACCGGCTCGGCATCTACGGCGGCGTGCTGGCCTTCCTGACCATCGCGGTGCTCGGTCGCGGGTGGTCCGCCTGGTGGCAGATGATGGTCGACTGGCTGCCGTTCGAGGCGGTGCTGCTGGCCTACGACTACAGCCGCGGGTACGCCGCGCCGTACACGGCGCAGCAGATCGCCCACCGGGCCTACCCGATCCATGACGTCTCGAACAAGCTCGGCCTGCCACTGCACGTGATGTTCCCGATCCGGTTCGACCAGTGGCTCGGTGGCGGGACGATGCCGACCACCTGGGTGCAGGAGCACTTCCACCCGGGCACCGCCGTGCCGTGGTACGGCCTGCTGGTCAGCCTGGTCTACGTCAGCCACTTCCTGGTGATGCCGACGGTCGCGGTGGTGCTCTGGATCCGCAACCGGGCGCGTTTCCTGATCTGGATGCGGATGGTGATCGCACTGGCGGTGGCCGGGGTGACGACGTACTTCCTCTACCCGATGGCCCCGCCGTGGCTGGCCCAGGACGGCGGCGTGTTCCCCGGCGGCTTCGTCGGGCGCTACACCACCGAGGGCTTCGACCTGATCGGGCTGCACATGGTCGGCGGGATGGTCAGCCAGGGCCAGTACCTCGTGAACCCGGTCGCCGCCATGCCCTCGCTGCACACCGCCTACGCCACCCTCGCCGCGGGCTTCTTCTGGTGGGGCCGGACGTGGTGGCAGAAGGCCCTCCTCGCCTGCTATCCCCTGGCCATGGGCTTCGCGCTGCTGTACGGCGGCGAGCACTACGTCGTCGACGAGCTCGCCGGTGCCGCCTACGCCCTGGTGATCATCGCCGCCTGGCGCCTGCTCCGACGCCGACGGCTCCGGGTCTCGATCCAGCCCGGCTAG
- a CDS encoding HNH endonuclease, translating into MRKDSGVPAAGGRAAGRASSGSGVGSWVDVLSELEAGALDEPSALDLITTLERLKRAASAAQARLGVRVEQLARRRQRAEGLPADRLGAGVATQVALARRESPHRGSRHLGLGRALVFELPRTLEAMCRGDVSEWQATLVARETAGLDPDTRRAVDERIADRLPGWGDAQTAREVRRLSYAADPGAAAAGRAKAASERRVTLRPAPDSMCLLTALIPAVQGVATYAALVRESDRARAGGDDRGKGQVMADTLVTRVTGQSAAPDVPVEVELVMPADTLLGDGHTPAHLVGYGPLPAAHARGLLRDSRAEAWVRRLFVRPEGGQLVAMDSRRRRFSGQLRHLVVLRDQFCRMPWCDAPIRHADHPVPRRSHGPTRSDNAQGLCEACNYTKEAPGWRSEVAATEPRHLVAVTTPTGHRYTSAAPDPPGQGPVVPPPVWRLEQPGVWSILARAG; encoded by the coding sequence ATGAGGAAGGACTCGGGGGTCCCAGCGGCCGGAGGGCGCGCCGCCGGCCGCGCGTCGTCCGGGTCCGGGGTCGGCTCGTGGGTCGACGTCCTGTCCGAGCTGGAGGCCGGGGCGCTGGACGAGCCGTCCGCGCTCGACCTGATCACGACGCTGGAGCGGCTGAAGCGCGCCGCCTCGGCCGCGCAGGCGAGGCTGGGTGTCCGGGTCGAGCAGCTGGCGAGGCGGCGGCAGCGTGCGGAGGGTCTCCCGGCAGATCGACTGGGCGCGGGCGTCGCGACGCAGGTCGCGCTCGCGCGTCGGGAGAGCCCGCACCGCGGCAGCCGTCACCTCGGCCTGGGCAGGGCACTGGTGTTCGAGCTGCCGCGGACGCTCGAGGCGATGTGTCGTGGCGACGTGAGCGAGTGGCAGGCGACACTGGTGGCCCGCGAGACCGCTGGCCTCGATCCGGACACACGCCGGGCTGTCGACGAACGCATCGCCGATCGGCTCCCGGGCTGGGGAGACGCCCAGACCGCCCGCGAGGTCCGCCGACTGTCCTACGCCGCCGACCCCGGGGCTGCGGCCGCCGGCCGGGCGAAGGCGGCCTCCGAGCGCCGGGTCACGTTGCGGCCCGCTCCCGACAGCATGTGCCTCCTGACCGCCCTGATCCCGGCGGTGCAGGGAGTCGCGACCTATGCCGCCCTGGTCCGCGAGTCCGACCGGGCCCGGGCAGGCGGGGACGACCGCGGCAAGGGCCAGGTGATGGCCGACACCCTCGTCACCCGGGTCACCGGCCAGTCCGCCGCGCCCGACGTCCCGGTCGAGGTCGAGCTGGTGATGCCGGCCGACACCCTGCTCGGCGACGGACACACACCCGCCCATCTCGTGGGCTACGGACCGCTGCCCGCCGCCCACGCCAGGGGACTGCTCCGCGACTCCCGGGCGGAGGCGTGGGTGCGGCGGCTGTTCGTGCGGCCGGAAGGCGGCCAGCTCGTGGCGATGGACAGCCGCCGTCGCCGCTTCTCCGGTCAGCTACGGCATCTCGTCGTCCTGCGTGACCAGTTCTGCCGGATGCCGTGGTGCGACGCGCCGATCCGGCACGCTGACCATCCCGTGCCGCGTCGGTCGCACGGGCCGACCCGGAGCGACAACGCGCAGGGCCTGTGCGAGGCGTGCAACTACACCAAGGAGGCGCCGGGTTGGCGCTCCGAGGTGGCCGCGACCGAGCCCCGGCACCTCGTAGCGGTCACGACCCCGACCGGCCACCGCTACACGAGCGCGGCGCCCGATCCGCCGGGCCAGGGGCCGGTGGTTCCACCGCCGGTGTGGCGGCTCGAGCAGCCCGGCGTCTGGTCGATTCTCGCCCGGGCGGGTTGA
- a CDS encoding VOC family protein: protein MTVRQLRVVVRAEDYEQAVAFYRDALGLPEQAAFTGAGGAEVTILDAGRATLEIANAEQVRMIDDVEVGRDVSPHIRIAFEVDDVVRETTVLADTGATVIAPPTETPWRSLNARLDGPAGLQLTLFEELEPLGGDE, encoded by the coding sequence ATGACCGTTCGACAGCTGCGGGTCGTCGTACGAGCCGAGGACTACGAGCAGGCCGTCGCGTTCTACCGCGACGCCCTCGGTCTGCCCGAGCAAGCCGCCTTCACCGGGGCCGGCGGTGCCGAGGTGACCATCCTCGATGCCGGCCGGGCCACCCTCGAGATCGCGAACGCCGAGCAGGTGCGGATGATCGACGACGTCGAGGTGGGTCGCGACGTCAGCCCGCACATCCGGATCGCGTTCGAGGTGGACGACGTCGTCCGCGAGACCACCGTCCTCGCCGACACCGGGGCGACCGTGATCGCCCCGCCCACCGAGACGCCGTGGCGATCCCTCAACGCCCGACTCGACGGTCCTGCCGGCCTCCAGCTGACGTTGTTCGAGGAGCTCGAGCCACTCGGGGGCGACGAGTAG
- a CDS encoding class I SAM-dependent methyltransferase, which translates to MTTIPIAEAFDQLLKEPLPLRITAYDGSASGPEDAPYSFHVRNERGLAYLMTAPGDLGLGRAYVTGDLEVTGVHPGDPYDALVMLQKGLKFRRPSAPELVRLLTGLGLSHLKPPPPPKEEHLPRWRRVLEGMRHSRTRDSEAIHHHYDVSNAFYELVLGPSMTYTCAVYPNDDASLEQAQEYKYDLIARKLDLKPGMRLLDVGCGWGGMVRHAAQHYGVKVLGVTLSREQATWAQEKIKEMGLDHLAEVRHSDYRDVTETGFDAVSSIGLTEHIGVKNYPSYFGFLHDRLRDEGRLLNHCITRPHNRKEETGAFIDRYVFPDGELTGSGRIITDVQNAGLEVMHEENFRRHYAKTLAGWCKNLADNWDACVAEVGEGTARVWGLYMAGSRLAFERNEIQLHHVLATKTTADGRDGFPLRPSFEHDAGNRG; encoded by the coding sequence ATGACCACCATCCCGATCGCGGAAGCGTTCGACCAGCTCCTCAAGGAGCCCCTGCCCCTACGGATCACGGCGTACGACGGCAGCGCGAGCGGGCCCGAAGACGCGCCGTACTCCTTCCACGTGCGCAACGAGCGCGGTCTGGCCTACCTGATGACCGCACCCGGCGACCTCGGCCTCGGGCGTGCCTACGTCACCGGTGACCTCGAGGTCACCGGCGTCCACCCGGGCGACCCCTACGACGCGCTGGTGATGCTGCAGAAGGGTCTGAAGTTCCGCCGGCCCTCGGCCCCGGAGCTGGTCAGGCTGCTGACCGGTCTCGGCCTGTCGCACCTCAAGCCCCCGCCGCCGCCGAAGGAGGAGCACCTGCCCCGCTGGCGCCGGGTGCTCGAGGGGATGCGGCACTCCCGCACCCGCGACTCCGAGGCGATCCACCACCACTACGACGTCTCGAACGCCTTCTACGAGCTGGTCCTGGGCCCGTCGATGACCTACACCTGCGCCGTCTACCCGAACGACGACGCGAGCCTCGAGCAGGCGCAGGAGTACAAGTACGACCTGATCGCCCGCAAGCTCGACCTCAAGCCGGGCATGCGCCTGCTCGACGTGGGCTGCGGCTGGGGCGGGATGGTCCGCCACGCCGCGCAGCACTACGGCGTGAAGGTGCTGGGGGTGACGCTGTCGCGCGAGCAGGCCACCTGGGCGCAGGAGAAGATCAAGGAGATGGGTCTCGACCATCTCGCCGAGGTCCGGCACAGCGACTACCGCGACGTCACCGAGACCGGCTTCGACGCGGTCAGCTCGATCGGGCTGACCGAGCACATCGGGGTGAAGAACTACCCGTCCTACTTCGGGTTCCTGCACGACCGCCTCCGTGACGAGGGCCGGCTGCTCAACCACTGCATCACCCGCCCGCACAACCGCAAGGAGGAGACCGGCGCCTTCATCGACCGCTACGTCTTCCCCGACGGCGAGCTGACCGGCTCAGGCCGGATCATCACCGACGTGCAGAACGCGGGCCTCGAGGTCATGCACGAGGAGAACTTCCGCCGCCACTACGCCAAGACGCTGGCCGGCTGGTGCAAGAACCTCGCGGACAACTGGGACGCGTGCGTCGCCGAGGTCGGCGAGGGCACGGCCCGGGTGTGGGGTCTCTACATGGCCGGGTCGCGGCTGGCCTTCGAGCGCAACGAGATCCAGCTCCACCACGTGCTGGCCACGAAGACGACGGCGGACGGTCGCGACGGCTTCCCGCTGCGACCGAGCTTCGAGCACGACGCCGGCAACCGCGGCTAG